The Vibrio tasmaniensis genomic sequence GCAGCCAAACATCACTTCTAGGTGGCTCCCGCTACCATCTCGGAACAGTATAGAGTCTGGGTCATTCTTCTCTCCCATGTACGCTACAAATCGCTTGGGATGCTTTAAGCCACTATGTTGTCCATCTTTGAAGTAAGCCATAATATGACGGTAGTCGACTACGTAGCTTGTTACATCTTGGTGCGAGCCGTTCTCTAGTGGAAACAGGCGATCAAGTAGCTGCTTTGCTTTCACTTGCTTCTGAGTTTGCTTATTCGCACTGATTGCCTCCACGGCAAAGACAGCTTCAGCGATAAATGGCTTTGATTGTTTTTGGATTTCTGTTTTATCGAATGTCAGCATATTCATAGTCTTTCCCTTTGAGCCATCCGGTGAAAACTCACCGAGTTTTACAACAATAATGTGTCCTGGAGCAATTATTCCAAACTAACGTTTAATTTATTTGTCATTTTGTGAATTGCTCAGTTTGTAGACTAACGCTTTTTTGCATACAATTTCACAACAAAAATTTTACAATGTGAATTTTACAAATATGGCCTTGTCAAAAAGTTTAGTTCGTCAGTCACATTTCCTAGGTACTAAAATACGTAACCTAAGAAAACGTAACCATTTAACGATGGAAGACCTGTCTGCGCGTTGTATTAGAATCAACCCAGAATACGCACCTTCCGTTTCTTACCTATCAATGATTGAACGCGGAAAGCGGGTGCCAAGCATCGATATGCTGGAAGTGATTGCGCAGGTCTTTCAGAAGACACCAACCTGGTTCCTCGACGACGAATCCGAACAACAAGCCATTGCTCCTGATAAAGGGAATCGTGGGGGGATAAGTGGTATGGCACTCGAGCCGAGCTTTCTATTCTCCAACGACATCCTGCAAATTGCGATTCCAGAGATGCTATCGCAAACAGGAATCTCAGGCCGTCAGTTTGCGCACCTCTTGATTCGAGCACACCAAGAGAGCAATCAGAACCACTTCCCTGACCTTGAGCGTGCAGCGGAAGAAGTTGGCTTAAAACGCCTTAACCTCAGCGTAGAAGACCTTATAGACATAGCTAGAAGCCTAGGAATCAACATCCGTTGGGTAACACGTACACCGAAAGACGTTGTTGATGAGCTCGGAATTAATGCCAAACAGCTCGTCACTTCGTTCTTTGAACCTCCCAGTACCATCTTCTTAAACGAAATTCTGAAAGAGTACCCGACTCGACTGAAATACGATTTGTCTGTCTATATCGGCCATTGCATTCTTCATAGCAAAGAAGGCCTGAAGAGTGTGTTGTCGGTCGGCAACAACAATACATGGGACGACAATCAGGTTTCAGGATCTTCACAGCTCAACTCCCAAGACATCCTTCAAGCATGGCGAGACTTTGAATCCAGCTTCTTTGCTGGCGCACTTCTTTGCCCGAAAGTTCCATTTAGACAGTTGCTTGACCGCACTGGTTACGAAATCGACGTTCACAAAAGAGCGGGGGTTTCCCCCTCTGTTGCTATGCGTCGAATGACGGTAGTATCGCCCTACCCTCACTGGCA encodes the following:
- a CDS encoding aldolase/citrate lyase/malate synthase family protein, which produces MNMLTFDKTEIQKQSKPFIAEAVFAVEAISANKQTQKQVKAKQLLDRLFPLENGSHQDVTSYVVDYRHIMAYFKDGQHSGLKHPKRFVAYMGEKNDPDSILFRDGSGSHLEVMFGCHKGTGCIELVEIDDIQLESCTTFSQLPMEATTTIRDETIAAMRHWISLIQGDAKGKPKACSEDKEFRAKSGEDYCLNYCYQL
- a CDS encoding DUF3612 domain-containing protein; this encodes MEDLSARCIRINPEYAPSVSYLSMIERGKRVPSIDMLEVIAQVFQKTPTWFLDDESEQQAIAPDKGNRGGISGMALEPSFLFSNDILQIAIPEMLSQTGISGRQFAHLLIRAHQESNQNHFPDLERAAEEVGLKRLNLSVEDLIDIARSLGINIRWVTRTPKDVVDELGINAKQLVTSFFEPPSTIFLNEILKEYPTRLKYDLSVYIGHCILHSKEGLKSVLSVGNNNTWDDNQVSGSSQLNSQDILQAWRDFESSFFAGALLCPKVPFRQLLDRTGYEIDVHKRAGVSPSVAMRRMTVVSPYPHWHYFDAYGPGKLKAVYRGNGIPLPWGNMRTVADPCQHWAVFRRLSEPRAGSSAQISILNVGDEPRIYCCESINMTDPAGNNRVLCAGIDLNPAIDAQGGNSRDIAEQLKASCVNNGGSVVIPRNIKKDLTTIAKILNINWIERGIETEARLICSRGGECPRQPSCYSKCCE